In one Thermococcus sp. 2319x1 genomic region, the following are encoded:
- a CDS encoding DNA-directed DNA polymerase II large subunit gives MELYSEDMKKYFESLQREIDKAYEIAKQARAQGKDPVRDIEVPQATDMAGRVESLVGPKGVAERIRELVEEHGKELAALKVVDEIIEGKFGKFESKEKLADQSVRTALAILTEGIVSAPLEGIADVKIKKNSDGTDYLAIYYAGPIRSSGGTAQALSVLVGDYVRRKLGLDRFKPTEEHVERYVEEVDLYHRAVTRLQYHPSPDEVRLAVRNIPIEITGEATDDVEVSHRNVPGVETNHLRGGAILVLAEGVLQKAKKLVKYIDKMGIEGWEWLKEFVEAKEKGGEEEEKGKEEKEEKTEEKTTVKVEKGFYYELYEKFRANIAPNPKYTKEIIGGRPLFAEPSRNGGFRLRYGRSRVSGFATWSINPAVMIMVDEFLAVGTQMKTERPGKGAIVTPATTIEGPIVKLKDGSVVRVDDYYKALELKDQVEEILYLGDALIAFGDFVENNQTLLPANYVEEWWIQELVEAVNKVYELDLRPFQENEREIVEEAADYLDLDPEFLAKLLHDPIKVKPSIEDAIHLSRILKIPLHPYYTLYWNTLEVEELISLQNALVNANIEWGEYRGFKYAKKVEIPLQSLGKAKRYLELLGVEHRVSGDLVVIDYPWSAALLTPLANLEKKIEFKEFHTPIDLINEVSDVKLRDRGISWIGARMGRPEKAKERKMKPPVHVLFPIGLAGGSSRDIYKAAQEGKTAEVEIAHFKCTDCGHVDIYPTCPKCGGEAKLLYHCPKCGFESTIDTECPKCGIEMKAYRKRRINPSELLSNAMQNVGVYSLEKLKGVMGMSSAHKIAEPLEKGILRARNDVYVFKDGTIRFDATDAPITHFKPKEIGVSVEKLRELGYTHDFEGEPLVSDEQIVELKVQDVILSKEAGKYLVRVAKFIDDLLEKFYGLPRFYNVEKMEDLIGHLVIGLAPHTSAGIIGRIIGFVDALVGYAHPYYHAAKRRNCFPGDTRILVQINGEPRRITLRELYELFEDERYENMVYVRKRPKVEVKVYSLDPESGKVVLTEVEDVIKAPSTDHLIRFELELGRSFETTVDHPVLVYENGRFIEKRAFEVREGEQIAVVEGNKVIASRIGRVEYIPPKDDFVFSLNAKNYHNVIINENIVTHQCDGDEDAVMLLLDALLNFSRYYLPEKRGGKMDAPLVVTTRLDPREVDSEVHNMDVARYYPLEFYRATYELKSPKELVGVIERVEDRLGKPEMYEGLKFTHDTDDIALGPKMSLYKQLGDMEDKVSRQLALAERIRAVNEHHVAETIINSHIVPDLRGNLRSFTRQEFRCAKCNSKYRRPPLSGKCPKCGGRIVLTVSKGAIEKYLPTAKMLVTRYNVIDYTRQRICLTEKDIKTLFQNVFPETQRTLLTLGADICEKMTAERTGKATKKNGYLDELKENGKLKKAEKKESKKEQKEKKDEPKPKKKKTKKVISLEDFFGS, from the coding sequence ATGGAGCTCTACAGTGAGGATATGAAAAAATACTTCGAATCCCTCCAAAGGGAGATTGACAAGGCTTATGAAATAGCCAAACAAGCCAGAGCTCAAGGAAAGGATCCCGTGAGAGACATCGAAGTTCCCCAAGCAACCGATATGGCTGGAAGGGTTGAGAGTCTTGTGGGTCCAAAGGGGGTTGCCGAGAGAATAAGGGAGCTTGTAGAGGAACATGGAAAAGAACTGGCCGCCCTCAAAGTTGTTGATGAAATAATAGAGGGAAAATTCGGAAAGTTTGAGAGCAAAGAGAAGCTTGCCGATCAATCTGTAAGAACCGCCTTGGCAATTCTAACCGAAGGTATCGTTTCTGCTCCGCTCGAAGGAATAGCCGATGTTAAAATAAAGAAAAATTCAGATGGGACTGATTACCTTGCAATTTATTATGCCGGACCAATCAGAAGTAGCGGAGGAACGGCACAGGCTTTGAGTGTTCTTGTTGGGGATTACGTGAGAAGGAAGCTTGGCCTTGATAGGTTTAAGCCAACTGAAGAGCACGTGGAGAGATATGTCGAAGAGGTAGACCTCTATCATAGGGCCGTTACAAGGCTGCAATACCATCCCTCACCAGATGAGGTTCGTTTAGCTGTTAGGAACATCCCAATAGAGATAACTGGAGAAGCAACCGATGACGTGGAGGTAAGCCACAGAAACGTTCCGGGAGTTGAAACAAACCATCTGAGAGGAGGAGCAATCCTGGTTTTGGCAGAAGGAGTTCTTCAAAAGGCAAAGAAGCTTGTAAAGTATATAGACAAAATGGGCATTGAGGGATGGGAATGGCTGAAGGAGTTCGTCGAGGCAAAGGAAAAAGGCGGCGAAGAGGAAGAGAAAGGGAAAGAAGAAAAAGAAGAGAAAACAGAAGAAAAGACCACAGTAAAAGTTGAGAAAGGCTTCTACTACGAGCTCTATGAGAAGTTCAGAGCAAATATAGCCCCAAATCCAAAGTATACAAAAGAGATAATAGGTGGAAGGCCTCTCTTTGCTGAACCATCAAGAAACGGTGGCTTCAGGCTTCGCTATGGAAGGAGCAGGGTGAGCGGATTTGCAACGTGGAGCATAAACCCAGCTGTTATGATAATGGTCGATGAATTCTTGGCTGTAGGAACCCAAATGAAGACCGAAAGGCCAGGAAAGGGTGCAATTGTAACTCCAGCGACAACTATAGAAGGCCCCATTGTAAAGTTAAAAGACGGAAGTGTCGTGAGGGTTGATGACTACTACAAAGCCCTCGAGCTGAAAGACCAAGTGGAGGAGATTCTATATCTTGGAGATGCCCTTATAGCATTTGGAGACTTTGTGGAGAACAATCAAACACTTTTACCTGCCAACTATGTTGAGGAGTGGTGGATTCAAGAGCTTGTGGAGGCAGTAAACAAAGTTTATGAACTTGACCTCAGGCCCTTCCAGGAAAACGAGAGGGAAATTGTAGAGGAAGCCGCAGATTACCTCGACTTAGACCCAGAATTCCTTGCAAAGCTTCTTCACGATCCGATCAAGGTAAAGCCTTCAATTGAAGATGCCATACACCTCTCGCGCATTCTCAAGATACCCCTCCATCCATACTACACCCTCTACTGGAACACCTTGGAGGTTGAAGAGCTTATCTCTCTCCAAAACGCCCTCGTAAATGCCAACATAGAGTGGGGAGAGTATAGAGGGTTCAAATACGCAAAGAAAGTCGAAATTCCCCTCCAGTCTCTAGGAAAAGCTAAAAGATATCTGGAGCTTCTTGGGGTCGAGCATAGAGTGTCTGGAGACCTTGTTGTAATTGATTACCCATGGTCCGCCGCGCTACTAACTCCTTTGGCCAATTTAGAGAAGAAAATTGAATTCAAAGAATTCCACACCCCCATAGACCTGATAAATGAGGTAAGTGATGTCAAGCTTAGAGACAGGGGAATCAGCTGGATAGGGGCAAGAATGGGAAGACCGGAAAAGGCGAAAGAAAGAAAAATGAAGCCTCCTGTTCATGTTCTCTTCCCAATAGGATTGGCAGGAGGAAGTTCGAGAGATATTTACAAAGCTGCCCAAGAAGGAAAAACGGCGGAAGTTGAGATAGCGCACTTCAAATGCACAGACTGTGGTCATGTGGATATCTACCCAACATGTCCCAAATGCGGGGGCGAGGCTAAGCTACTCTACCACTGTCCCAAATGCGGCTTTGAGTCAACGATCGACACGGAATGCCCAAAATGTGGTATAGAAATGAAAGCCTACCGCAAGAGAAGAATAAATCCCTCAGAACTATTAAGCAACGCTATGCAAAACGTTGGAGTTTACAGCCTTGAGAAACTCAAAGGCGTAATGGGTATGAGCTCCGCCCATAAGATAGCAGAACCCCTTGAAAAAGGAATACTAAGGGCAAGGAATGACGTCTACGTCTTTAAAGATGGCACAATAAGGTTCGATGCCACAGATGCTCCGATAACACACTTCAAACCCAAGGAAATAGGTGTAAGCGTTGAAAAACTGAGGGAGCTCGGCTATACCCATGACTTTGAAGGGGAGCCCCTTGTAAGCGATGAACAAATAGTTGAGCTCAAAGTTCAGGATGTAATCCTTTCAAAGGAGGCTGGAAAATACCTTGTCAGGGTTGCAAAGTTTATAGATGATCTGCTTGAAAAGTTCTACGGGCTGCCAAGGTTCTACAACGTTGAGAAGATGGAAGATTTGATAGGGCACCTCGTGATTGGTTTAGCCCCCCACACCTCTGCTGGAATTATTGGAAGGATTATTGGGTTTGTTGACGCCCTTGTAGGCTATGCTCACCCGTATTACCACGCTGCAAAGAGGAGAAACTGCTTCCCCGGAGACACGAGGATACTCGTGCAGATTAACGGGGAGCCAAGGAGAATAACACTCCGCGAGCTGTACGAGCTCTTTGAGGACGAGCGGTATGAGAACATGGTCTACGTGAGAAAGAGGCCGAAGGTCGAGGTCAAGGTCTATTCCCTCGATCCTGAGAGCGGAAAGGTCGTCCTTACTGAGGTGGAGGACGTCATAAAGGCACCGTCAACGGATCATTTGATAAGGTTCGAGCTCGAGCTCGGCAGAAGCTTTGAGACAACCGTTGACCATCCGGTGCTCGTCTATGAGAACGGAAGGTTCATCGAGAAGAGGGCTTTCGAGGTCAGGGAAGGCGAGCAAATAGCGGTGGTTGAGGGGAATAAGGTGATAGCTTCCCGTATTGGGCGCGTTGAATATATTCCTCCAAAAGATGACTTTGTGTTCTCTTTAAATGCCAAGAACTACCATAATGTTATAATAAATGAAAATATTGTTACACACCAGTGTGACGGTGATGAAGATGCTGTCATGCTCCTTCTCGATGCCCTGCTCAATTTCTCGCGCTATTATCTCCCAGAGAAGCGCGGTGGAAAGATGGACGCCCCGCTGGTAGTCACAACCCGTTTAGACCCAAGGGAAGTTGATAGCGAAGTCCACAACATGGATGTTGCTAGATATTATCCTCTGGAATTTTACAGGGCAACTTACGAGCTCAAATCTCCAAAAGAGCTCGTTGGAGTTATTGAGAGGGTAGAAGATCGCCTGGGAAAGCCAGAAATGTACGAGGGATTGAAGTTCACCCATGACACTGACGACATCGCCTTAGGCCCAAAAATGAGCCTCTACAAGCAGTTGGGAGATATGGAAGACAAGGTTAGCAGGCAATTAGCGCTTGCGGAACGTATTAGAGCTGTAAACGAACACCACGTCGCTGAAACTATAATAAACTCCCACATAGTGCCGGATTTAAGAGGAAACCTGAGGAGCTTTACAAGGCAAGAGTTTAGGTGTGCGAAATGCAACAGCAAATACCGTAGACCGCCTTTAAGCGGAAAATGTCCAAAATGTGGAGGTAGAATAGTGCTCACGGTGTCAAAGGGAGCAATTGAGAAATACCTCCCAACTGCGAAGATGCTGGTTACCCGTTACAACGTTATAGATTACACAAGACAGAGGATCTGCCTAACGGAGAAGGACATAAAAACGCTTTTCCAAAACGTATTCCCAGAGACCCAAAGAACCCTCCTTACCCTTGGAGCGGACATTTGTGAGAAAATGACAGCGGAAAGAACTGGGAAGGCAACAAAGAAAAATGGATACCTCGATGAGTTAAAAGAAAACGGAAAACTAAAGAAAGCCGAAAAGAAAGAGAGCAAAAAGGAGCAAAAGGAGAAAAAAGATGAGCCCAAGCCAAAGAAGAAAAAGACCAAAAAAGTTATCAGCTTGGAGGATTTTTTCGGTAGCTAA
- a CDS encoding HAD family hydrolase has protein sequence MKLISFDVWNTLLDINVMIESLVKALSELLEVPEEEIMENILKTREEIKKIRKSKSGSPEKALEESQELLARALGVDVEIVKRAAAKATLNVGEEIVLPGTKETLKALHREYIITTTGNVMFWPSPYTRLILEKFGLADYITKQFYSDEIKAYKPMREAFLAPLAYFNVSPEEALHIGDTKAEDFEGALKVGMYACWVNPEAEKVERIHERGFVVKSVKDLLKVLPQI, from the coding sequence ATCAAACTAATCTCCTTCGACGTCTGGAACACCCTTCTGGACATAAACGTCATGATCGAAAGCCTTGTAAAAGCCCTATCAGAACTTTTGGAAGTTCCTGAAGAGGAAATTATGGAGAACATCCTCAAAACAAGGGAGGAAATCAAAAAGATAAGGAAATCAAAAAGTGGCAGCCCGGAAAAAGCCCTGGAAGAGAGTCAAGAACTCCTCGCAAGGGCTTTAGGGGTCGATGTAGAAATAGTGAAAAGGGCCGCAGCAAAGGCCACCCTAAATGTTGGTGAGGAAATAGTCCTTCCCGGTACAAAAGAAACCCTAAAAGCACTCCATAGAGAATATATAATCACCACAACAGGCAACGTAATGTTCTGGCCTTCCCCCTACACAAGGCTAATCTTAGAGAAATTTGGTCTAGCCGATTACATAACCAAGCAGTTCTATTCTGATGAGATCAAAGCCTATAAGCCCATGAGGGAGGCGTTCTTAGCACCGCTGGCGTATTTTAACGTATCTCCAGAGGAAGCACTCCACATCGGTGACACAAAGGCTGAAGACTTTGAGGGGGCCTTAAAGGTGGGAATGTATGCATGCTGGGTAAATCCAGAAGCAGAAAAAGTCGAGAGAATTCATGAGAGAGGCTTTGTTGTTAAAAGCGTAAAAGACCTTCTAAAAGTGCTTCCTCAGATTTGA
- the argF gene encoding ornithine carbamoyltransferase, whose amino-acid sequence MVVSLAGRDILCLQDFTREEIETILKTAEMMKIWNKIGKPHRVLEGKTLAMIFQKPSTRTRISFEVGIYQLGGYALYLNAQDLQLRRGETIADTARVLSRYVDGIMARVFDHKDVEDLAKYASVPVINGLSDFSHPCQALADYQTILEKKGRIQGLKIVYVGDGNNVAHSLMIAGTKLGANVVVATPEGYEPDKRVIKWAEQNAAESGGSFELLHDPVKAVKDADVIYTDVWASMGQEAEAEQRRKIFMPFQVNKELVKHAKKDYIFMHCLPAHRGEEVTDDVIDSPNSVVWDQAENRLHAQKAAMALVMGGIKV is encoded by the coding sequence ATGGTGGTAAGCTTAGCCGGAAGAGATATCCTCTGCCTTCAGGATTTTACAAGAGAAGAAATCGAGACTATTCTCAAAACGGCTGAAATGATGAAGATCTGGAACAAGATTGGAAAGCCGCACCGCGTTCTTGAGGGTAAGACTTTAGCCATGATCTTCCAAAAGCCCTCCACGAGAACAAGAATAAGCTTTGAGGTTGGAATCTACCAGCTCGGGGGCTATGCGCTCTACTTGAATGCCCAAGATTTGCAGTTGAGAAGGGGAGAGACGATAGCAGACACGGCAAGGGTTCTCAGCAGGTACGTTGATGGAATCATGGCGAGGGTCTTCGATCACAAGGACGTTGAGGATCTGGCAAAGTACGCGAGCGTCCCGGTAATAAACGGTCTCTCAGACTTCTCCCACCCGTGTCAGGCATTAGCTGACTACCAGACGATACTTGAGAAGAAGGGCAGGATTCAGGGGCTTAAGATAGTCTACGTTGGAGACGGAAACAACGTGGCCCACTCACTCATGATAGCCGGAACCAAGCTTGGAGCCAACGTGGTCGTTGCCACTCCAGAAGGCTATGAACCAGACAAGAGGGTCATCAAGTGGGCAGAGCAGAATGCTGCCGAAAGCGGTGGAAGCTTTGAACTCCTCCACGACCCGGTTAAGGCCGTTAAAGATGCCGATGTAATCTACACCGACGTATGGGCGAGCATGGGGCAGGAGGCCGAGGCGGAGCAAAGGAGAAAGATCTTCATGCCATTCCAGGTTAACAAAGAGCTCGTCAAGCACGCTAAGAAGGATTACATCTTCATGCACTGCCTCCCGGCCCACAGGGGAGAGGAAGTTACCGACGACGTCATAGACTCGCCAAACAGCGTTGTATGGGATCAGGCGGAGAACAGGTTACATGCCCAAAAGGCAGCCATGGCTCTTGTAATGGGCGGCATAAAGGTTTGA
- the thyX gene encoding FAD-dependent thymidylate synthase, with translation MEGLKVKLVNYTPKPLETVTWAALISYWDEWESEAFERTTMEDVEKHLPRVLGYGHESILEHAVFTFAIEGCSRICTHQLVRHRLASYTQQSMRYIKINPEDVEETFVIPESIKKKPELYEKWRKLMKEAMELYEETYARGIHQEDARFILPQAVRTKIVVTMNLRELKHFLGFRACERAQWEIREVAWKMLEEIARREELKPIIKWAKLGPRCIALGYCPERELMPPGCWKKTRELWKRVSD, from the coding sequence ATGGAAGGCTTAAAGGTCAAACTAGTAAACTACACTCCAAAACCCCTTGAAACAGTAACTTGGGCTGCGTTGATAAGCTACTGGGATGAGTGGGAAAGTGAAGCCTTCGAAAGAACAACTATGGAGGATGTTGAAAAGCACTTGCCGAGGGTTCTGGGCTATGGGCATGAATCAATTCTGGAGCATGCCGTTTTTACCTTTGCAATTGAAGGGTGCTCAAGAATCTGCACTCATCAACTTGTTAGACATAGACTAGCGAGCTATACCCAGCAGTCAATGCGCTACATCAAGATAAATCCCGAAGATGTAGAGGAAACTTTTGTTATTCCGGAGAGCATTAAAAAGAAGCCAGAGCTGTATGAAAAGTGGAGAAAGTTGATGAAAGAGGCGATGGAGCTTTATGAAGAAACCTATGCCAGAGGGATACACCAGGAGGATGCACGTTTCATCTTGCCACAGGCAGTGAGAACCAAAATCGTGGTCACAATGAACTTGAGGGAGCTCAAGCATTTTCTCGGTTTTAGAGCGTGTGAAAGGGCACAGTGGGAGATAAGAGAAGTTGCGTGGAAAATGCTTGAGGAGATAGCCAGGAGAGAAGAGCTGAAACCAATAATAAAGTGGGCAAAGCTTGGTCCGAGGTGCATAGCCTTAGGTTACTGCCCAGAGAGGGAGCTAATGCCACCCGGTTGCTGGAAGAAGACGAGGGAGTTGTGGAAGAGGGTTTCTGATTAG
- a CDS encoding DUF257 domain-containing protein, with translation MRGRRVLIDDFMDTFHIYKTQLERAGVDVSLFDEVS, from the coding sequence ATGAGGGGCAGGAGAGTGCTCATTGACGACTTCATGGACACCTTTCACATATACAAAACCCAGCTGGAACGGGCAGGGGTTGACGTCTCCCTCTTCGACGAGGTGTCATAA
- a CDS encoding DUF257 family protein gives MLGLEKALLFADDRVELRGTLAGISVHLGDKRRIAVYFVDKDILKGVHPVVLSIIEFMATTLVDVEKKGRVYTREVLKSITPEVDGKMFSCDIDRLEG, from the coding sequence GTGCTGGGCCTCGAGAAGGCCCTCCTCTTCGCGGATGACAGGGTTGAACTTAGGGGAACCCTCGCCGGGATATCCGTACACCTCGGGGATAAGAGGAGGATAGCCGTCTACTTCGTGGACAAGGACATACTGAAGGGCGTCCATCCCGTGGTGCTCTCGATTATAGAGTTCATGGCCACTACTCTCGTTGACGTGGAGAAAAAGGGAAGGGTTTATACCCGGGAGGTGCTCAAGTCCATAACGCCTGAGGTAGACGGGAAGATGTTCAGCTGCGACATTGACAGGCTTGAAGGCTAA
- a CDS encoding HIT domain-containing protein encodes MKILWAPWRIEYIRSPKHNGCIFCDFPKENRDEERLILYRGKHAFVIMNNYPYNPGHVMIAPYRHVGKWEDLTDEELLEIMKLSQLMIKVLKRAMNPDGFNMGVNLGRVAGAGIDDHVHLHIVPRWNGDTNFMPVIADTKVIPESLEEAYRELKKAIEELV; translated from the coding sequence GTGAAGATACTCTGGGCACCTTGGAGAATCGAGTACATTCGTTCCCCAAAGCACAACGGCTGCATATTTTGCGATTTCCCCAAAGAAAACCGCGATGAAGAGAGATTAATCCTTTACAGAGGTAAGCATGCATTTGTTATCATGAACAATTATCCCTATAACCCCGGCCACGTGATGATCGCTCCTTACAGGCACGTTGGAAAATGGGAAGACCTCACCGATGAGGAGCTTTTGGAAATAATGAAGCTTTCCCAGCTAATGATAAAGGTTTTAAAGAGAGCTATGAATCCAGATGGCTTCAACATGGGCGTTAACCTTGGGAGAGTGGCCGGGGCCGGAATAGACGACCACGTTCACCTTCACATCGTGCCGAGGTGGAATGGAGATACCAACTTTATGCCCGTGATAGCGGACACGAAAGTTATTCCAGAGTCCCTTGAGGAGGCATATAGGGAGTTGAAAAAAGCGATAGAAGAGCTGGTTTAG
- a CDS encoding 2,3-bisphosphoglycerate-independent phosphoglycerate mutase codes for MKRKGILIILDGLGDRPVKELGGKTPLEYARTPNMDRLAKIGILGQQDPIAPGKPAGSDTAHLAIFGYDPYQTYRGRGFFEALGVGLNLDEDDLAFRVNFATIENGIITDRRAGRISTEEAHELAKAIQENVKIPVEFVFVGATGHRAVLVLKGMAKGYKVGENDPHEAGKPLHKFEYADEDSKKVAEILEEFVQKAHEVLEKHPINEKRRKEGKPVANYLLIRGAGTYPNIPMKFTEEWKVKAAAVVATALVKGVARAIGFDVYTPEGATGEYNTNPMAKAKKVVELLKDYDFVFLHFKPTDAAGHDNNPMKKVEMIERADEMIGYILEHVDLENTVIAITGDHSTPCEVKNHSGDPVPLLIAGGGVRADYTESFGERECMRGGIGRVRGKYIVPMMMDLMGRTEKFGA; via the coding sequence ATGAAAAGGAAAGGCATTCTCATAATTCTTGACGGACTCGGAGACAGACCCGTAAAAGAACTTGGTGGAAAGACTCCTCTTGAGTATGCAAGAACACCAAACATGGATAGGCTCGCAAAGATTGGAATTCTCGGGCAGCAAGATCCCATAGCTCCGGGAAAACCTGCCGGAAGCGATACAGCGCATCTGGCAATTTTCGGTTACGATCCATATCAAACATACAGGGGGAGAGGTTTCTTTGAGGCTCTGGGAGTAGGGCTAAACTTGGACGAGGATGATTTGGCGTTTAGAGTTAACTTCGCCACAATCGAGAACGGAATAATAACCGACAGGAGAGCTGGTAGGATAAGCACGGAAGAGGCTCACGAGCTTGCAAAGGCCATTCAGGAGAACGTCAAAATACCGGTAGAGTTCGTATTTGTTGGAGCAACAGGCCACAGAGCCGTTCTCGTGCTCAAAGGCATGGCCAAGGGATACAAGGTTGGAGAAAATGACCCTCATGAAGCTGGAAAACCACTGCACAAATTTGAGTATGCCGATGAGGATAGCAAAAAAGTTGCGGAAATTTTAGAAGAATTTGTGCAGAAAGCGCATGAAGTTCTTGAGAAGCATCCAATAAACGAAAAGCGCAGAAAGGAAGGCAAGCCGGTGGCAAATTATCTCCTCATTAGGGGCGCCGGAACCTATCCAAACATCCCAATGAAGTTCACCGAAGAGTGGAAGGTAAAGGCTGCCGCCGTTGTTGCAACTGCCTTAGTTAAAGGCGTTGCAAGGGCCATAGGCTTCGACGTTTACACTCCCGAAGGAGCCACGGGTGAATACAATACAAATCCAATGGCCAAGGCAAAGAAAGTCGTTGAGCTTTTAAAGGACTACGACTTTGTGTTTCTCCACTTTAAACCAACCGATGCAGCCGGGCACGATAACAACCCCATGAAAAAGGTGGAAATGATTGAAAGGGCCGATGAGATGATTGGTTATATACTCGAACATGTGGACCTTGAGAACACGGTGATAGCTATCACCGGAGACCACTCAACGCCATGTGAAGTCAAAAACCACAGCGGCGATCCGGTTCCTCTGTTGATTGCCGGCGGAGGAGTCAGAGCAGATTACACAGAAAGCTTTGGCGAAAGGGAGTGCATGCGCGGAGGAATAGGAAGGGTCAGAGGAAAGTACATAGTGCCCATGATGATGGATCTAATGGGAAGGACAGAAAAGTTTGGAGCTTAG
- a CDS encoding aminotransferase class I/II-fold pyridoxal phosphate-dependent enzyme → MLKPVKFKAHHGGARREGLLDFSASLNPYLPEWVDEMVERAKALSNRYLYWEGLEEELSNLIGEPLTVTAGITEALYLVGILAMKEKRRVIIPEHTYEEYERIARIFGAEIVKAPNDPGAMAEKVDKGSIVFFCNPNNPDGKFYGVKELKPLIQAVEDQNSLLVLDEAFIDFVKDAKSPESENIVKLRTFTKSYGLPGIRVGYVVGFEGAFKSVRMPWSIGSLGYAFLEFVIADGFEHLKRTMPLIWKEKERMEHELKVKSDANFFIKYVGDAKSVVEKLEERAILVRDCSSFGLPGHIRFSIRKKEENDKLIEALKHLDGRRASNVG, encoded by the coding sequence ATGCTTAAGCCTGTTAAATTTAAAGCTCATCACGGGGGTGCCAGAAGAGAGGGATTGTTGGACTTTTCAGCCTCATTGAACCCCTATCTTCCAGAATGGGTGGATGAGATGGTTGAGCGTGCTAAAGCCTTGAGCAACCGCTACCTTTACTGGGAAGGACTTGAGGAAGAGCTCTCAAACCTCATAGGAGAACCATTAACGGTCACGGCTGGGATAACCGAGGCTTTATACCTAGTTGGCATCCTCGCAATGAAAGAAAAAAGAAGAGTAATTATCCCGGAGCACACCTACGAAGAATACGAGAGGATTGCAAGAATCTTCGGGGCTGAGATCGTGAAGGCTCCAAATGATCCCGGAGCAATGGCTGAGAAGGTCGATAAAGGGAGTATTGTCTTTTTCTGCAATCCCAACAATCCTGATGGAAAATTCTATGGAGTGAAAGAGCTTAAGCCTCTAATACAAGCCGTAGAAGATCAAAATTCACTTCTCGTTTTAGATGAGGCTTTTATAGATTTTGTTAAAGATGCAAAAAGCCCTGAAAGTGAAAACATAGTAAAGCTGAGAACATTTACAAAGAGCTATGGCCTGCCCGGGATTAGGGTTGGCTACGTTGTTGGCTTTGAGGGGGCCTTCAAAAGTGTAAGGATGCCTTGGAGCATTGGATCCCTTGGCTATGCGTTTTTAGAGTTTGTCATAGCGGATGGATTTGAACACTTAAAGAGAACAATGCCACTAATCTGGAAAGAAAAAGAGCGGATGGAACATGAGCTAAAGGTGAAAAGCGATGCAAACTTTTTTATCAAATACGTTGGAGATGCAAAAAGTGTTGTTGAAAAGCTCGAAGAGAGGGCGATACTCGTTAGGGACTGCTCAAGTTTTGGATTGCCCGGCCACATAAGGTTCAGCATTCGGAAAAAAGAGGAAAATGACAAACTAATAGAGGCTCTAAAGCACCTCGACGGGCGAAGAGCATCCAATGTTGGCTGA
- the cbiB gene encoding adenosylcobinamide-phosphate synthase CbiB, producing the protein MELIIFLLALALDLAIGEPPTLTHPVVWFGKLIEFFDRHYRRRSPALDFAIGSLGTMAVIGFALFLSKLPDFLPKWFGIGLSVYLLKSSFAVKSLAWHVKDTIREDIEEQRKYVGLIVSRDVKSLDRYHLNSAAIESLAENIVDSVVAPIFYFLLFGLSGALVYRAINTLDAMIGYRNERYEFFGKLAARMDDIANFIPARLTVLLFLPLGPRKVLSHYKKAKFKINGDKPIAAMSAVLGVWLEKKGVYYFDGRAPGLEDIKRALRVYWIVVGEWILTSALVMWRW; encoded by the coding sequence ATGGAGCTGATAATCTTTCTCCTTGCTTTGGCGTTGGATTTAGCTATAGGAGAACCACCTACCTTAACTCACCCCGTAGTGTGGTTTGGCAAGCTCATTGAATTTTTTGATAGACACTACAGAAGGAGAAGTCCAGCTCTGGATTTTGCTATAGGGTCTTTGGGGACAATGGCTGTGATTGGCTTTGCCCTTTTCCTTTCAAAACTCCCGGATTTTTTGCCCAAATGGTTCGGCATTGGCTTGAGCGTTTACCTTTTAAAGAGCTCTTTTGCTGTAAAAAGCCTTGCCTGGCATGTAAAGGACACCATAAGAGAAGACATTGAAGAACAGCGAAAGTACGTTGGTTTGATTGTGAGCAGAGATGTGAAAAGCCTAGATAGGTATCATCTCAATTCAGCAGCAATCGAGAGCCTTGCCGAGAACATCGTGGATAGTGTGGTTGCTCCAATTTTCTATTTTCTCCTCTTTGGGCTAAGCGGGGCATTGGTGTATAGGGCCATAAACACCCTCGATGCCATGATTGGATACAGGAATGAGAGATACGAGTTTTTTGGGAAGCTTGCGGCGAGGATGGATGATATTGCGAACTTCATTCCCGCCCGTTTGACCGTTCTTTTGTTTCTTCCTTTGGGTCCTAGGAAAGTGCTGTCTCACTACAAAAAGGCCAAGTTTAAAATAAATGGTGATAAACCAATTGCAGCAATGAGTGCCGTTTTGGGAGTCTGGCTTGAGAAAAAGGGAGTTTATTATTTTGATGGCAGAGCTCCGGGACTTGAGGATATTAAGCGGGCTCTTAGAGTTTACTGGATCGTTGTGGGGGAGTGGATACTTACATCTGCTTTGGTTATGTGGAGGTGGTAG